The Shewanella sp. NFH-SH190041 genome has a window encoding:
- a CDS encoding DUF2235 domain-containing protein: protein MGRNLVVCCDGTWNNPQQEDNGVPAATNVVRLYHALSAEHQGVAQLRYYHPGLGGEDSGIKDAILGGALGVGICRHICSAYHWLAQQYQPGDHILLFGFSRGAFTVRSLAGMLAYGLLKLPDDDSRSWALVEQLYQQGYRAANAHWAQGKHLAWHHDGGPAPVAFLGVWDTVGALGIPDDMALLDLFDSSEHWGFHDQSLGSNVSVARHGMALDERRSSFTVCRWDNLAARGGNVQECWFPGVHADVGGGYGECDLSNRALAWMLEQAEPYLGLRPDWRELLPADAGGVMHNSCKGLFARLRTRPRNIPLIDADSELPAWEAIDYSVFQRQQRSPLALPPYYPHQPLAVNARCETEVFADTRWNDTRLYLPAGRYCFAAKGQWQDGRDSCDWRGTEDGKRTLGDIARLTGAFWGKFESLLRRITGNDKADLYGTRRHGDIPWFRMVGVITNDMGLQSGPVVGNDGSPRPHQYVDLTLHDADNPLELQHGGYLFAYANDAWSMYDNNHGAITLRVTRLA, encoded by the coding sequence ATGGGCAGAAATTTGGTGGTATGTTGTGACGGCACTTGGAATAACCCGCAGCAGGAGGATAACGGGGTGCCGGCGGCGACGAATGTGGTGCGCTTGTATCATGCGTTGAGTGCCGAGCATCAGGGCGTTGCGCAGTTGCGTTATTACCATCCGGGGCTGGGTGGGGAAGATTCTGGGATCAAGGATGCGATTTTAGGTGGGGCGCTGGGGGTGGGCATATGCCGCCATATTTGCAGTGCTTATCACTGGTTGGCGCAGCAGTATCAGCCGGGGGATCACATCTTGTTATTTGGCTTTAGCCGTGGGGCATTCACGGTACGTTCATTGGCTGGCATGTTGGCCTATGGCTTGTTGAAGCTGCCTGACGATGACAGCCGGAGTTGGGCGTTGGTTGAGCAGTTATATCAGCAAGGATATCGCGCTGCTAATGCTCATTGGGCACAGGGAAAACACCTTGCTTGGCACCATGACGGCGGGCCTGCGCCGGTGGCCTTTCTTGGGGTGTGGGATACGGTTGGCGCACTGGGGATACCGGATGATATGGCGCTGCTGGATCTGTTTGATAGCAGTGAGCATTGGGGATTTCATGATCAGTCACTGGGCAGTAATGTGTCGGTGGCGCGACATGGGATGGCGCTGGATGAAAGACGCAGTAGTTTTACCGTTTGCCGTTGGGATAATCTGGCGGCGCGGGGCGGTAATGTCCAAGAGTGCTGGTTTCCCGGGGTACATGCCGATGTGGGCGGTGGTTATGGTGAGTGTGATTTATCTAACCGCGCGCTGGCATGGATGCTGGAGCAGGCGGAGCCTTATTTAGGGTTGCGCCCTGACTGGCGTGAGTTGCTGCCCGCCGATGCTGGCGGGGTGATGCACAATTCCTGTAAAGGGCTGTTTGCCCGGCTGCGCACTCGGCCACGGAATATTCCTTTAATTGATGCTGACAGTGAGTTACCCGCATGGGAAGCGATCGATTACAGCGTTTTTCAGCGTCAGCAACGCTCGCCACTGGCGCTGCCACCTTATTATCCACATCAACCATTGGCGGTGAATGCACGTTGCGAGACCGAGGTATTTGCCGATACCCGCTGGAATGACACGCGACTGTATCTGCCAGCCGGACGCTACTGCTTTGCTGCCAAGGGGCAATGGCAGGATGGCCGGGACAGTTGTGATTGGCGGGGAACCGAGGACGGTAAGCGGACGCTGGGGGATATTGCCCGGTTAACGGGGGCATTCTGGGGGAAGTTTGAATCTCTGCTGCGGCGTATTACCGGAAATGATAAAGCCGATTTATATGGTACCCGGCGGCATGGTGATATTCCGTGGTTTCGTATGGTGGGGGTGATCACCAATGATATGGGGCTGCAAAGTGGCCCTGTGGTTGGTAATGACGGCAGCCCACGGCCCCATCAGTATGTGGATTTAACGCTGCATGATGCAGATAACCCGCTGGAATTGCAGCACGGTGGTTATCTCTTCGCCTATGCCAATGATGCTTGGAGTATGTATGACAATAACCACGGGGCGATTACCCTGCGGGTAACCCGTTTAGCTTAA
- a CDS encoding AAA family ATPase: MDKRVVLAVAGSGKTQHIIDKLDINSRALIVTYTVNNTTNLKKRILNKFGVMPKGVRVYTYFSFLISFCVRPVVGNDMKIKGISYSDPPRFARRNTHEHYVSQEDRLYHNRIAKMMMDCVGVSDITKRIEKYFDFFCVDEVQDFAANDFNLLCQLSKMDVEVLFVGDFFQHTFDTSRDGNIQKNLHNNYETYLAKFKGVGYTIDVDTLSHSYRCSPTVCRFVTEQIGIAISSHRPDKVSIALIDDTEHIERLFSDDSIVKLFFKESYKYVGRTDNWGNTKGLDDFTDICIVLNPTTFTAYTTGRLATLAPSTLNKLYVACTRAKGNVYFVSQCLLGKYKVIG; this comes from the coding sequence ATGGATAAGCGAGTAGTGCTAGCAGTCGCAGGATCGGGTAAAACCCAGCATATAATTGATAAATTGGACATAAATAGTCGTGCGCTGATTGTTACTTACACCGTAAATAATACTACTAATCTAAAGAAACGAATTTTAAACAAATTTGGGGTCATGCCTAAAGGTGTACGTGTTTACACCTATTTCTCGTTCTTAATATCGTTCTGCGTGCGGCCAGTAGTTGGTAACGACATGAAGATAAAGGGGATTAGCTATAGTGATCCGCCTAGATTTGCGAGACGCAACACTCATGAGCATTACGTCAGTCAAGAAGACCGACTTTACCATAACCGTATTGCAAAGATGATGATGGATTGTGTTGGTGTGTCTGACATCACTAAACGTATTGAAAAGTATTTTGATTTTTTCTGCGTAGATGAGGTTCAAGATTTCGCAGCCAATGACTTCAATTTGCTTTGTCAGTTATCGAAAATGGATGTGGAGGTACTATTCGTTGGTGACTTTTTCCAACATACTTTTGATACTAGTCGAGATGGTAATATTCAAAAAAACCTACATAACAACTATGAGACATATCTTGCCAAGTTCAAAGGTGTGGGATACACAATCGACGTAGATACACTCTCCCACAGTTATAGATGTAGCCCTACAGTTTGCAGATTTGTTACCGAGCAAATTGGCATCGCAATAAGCTCTCATCGACCAGATAAAGTCAGTATTGCCCTAATTGACGATACTGAACATATTGAGAGGTTATTCTCCGACGATTCCATCGTTAAATTGTTTTTTAAAGAAAGCTACAAGTACGTTGGAAGGACTGACAATTGGGGAAATACAAAAGGCTTGGATGATTTCACTGATATCTGCATAGTTCTAAACCCGACCACATTCACAGCCTATACAACAGGACGATTAGCTACTTTGGCACCATCAACATTAAATAAACTATACGTAGCTTGTACCAGAGCAAAAGGTAATGTGTATTTTGTCTCACAATGTTTGTTAGGCAAGTATAAAGTAATCGGCTAG
- a CDS encoding ATP-dependent nuclease translates to MAHILKAKIKNFKKYREYEIYFDPKRNILVGDNEAGKSTILTAIELVLSGSRSKVESLGIEALLNVSAVSEFLAGEKNIDRLPSLHIELFLSDADNPDLNGRNNSDRTYADGLQLICEPNEELSPEIRQVLDTEGDNFPFEFYVAKFITFSGEAYSSYRKFLRFLSIDSTQINNEYANSQYVKAMYETTVDQPVRYRLMNEYRKQKNSFRDTQLNVINNSIEDYDFAIRSGSKFNLETDLILTEEGIPIENRGKGKQCFIKTAFALRERDEGKTIDVLLLEEPENHLSHTSMYKLIGQVEKAHDNQVIIATHSSLISSRLDLRKSILLNSAATRPATLKDLTRDTAKFFAKAPNHNILEHVLSEKVILVEGDAEYILMECLYERTKGHPPSEDGIHIISVGGTSFKRYMEVSKLLSIKTVVIRDNDSDYQKNCVDNYHDYQADCIAVFADTDNTRTTFEICMYQDNNEICDDLFSGGGIQLIPQQYMLNNKTTAAFRLLDEKANEITVPPYIREAIEWISE, encoded by the coding sequence ATGGCGCATATTTTAAAGGCGAAAATCAAAAACTTTAAAAAATACAGAGAGTATGAGATCTATTTTGATCCAAAAAGAAACATTCTGGTTGGGGATAATGAAGCCGGAAAGAGCACTATATTGACGGCTATTGAACTTGTATTGAGTGGCAGTAGAAGCAAAGTAGAGAGCTTAGGTATCGAAGCTTTGCTTAATGTCAGTGCTGTTTCAGAATTTCTAGCGGGTGAGAAAAATATAGACCGCCTTCCTAGTCTTCATATTGAATTATTTCTAAGTGATGCAGATAACCCAGACCTTAACGGTAGAAACAACAGTGATAGAACTTACGCTGATGGGCTTCAATTAATCTGTGAGCCGAACGAAGAGTTAAGCCCGGAGATACGGCAAGTTTTGGATACTGAAGGTGATAACTTTCCATTCGAATTTTACGTTGCCAAGTTTATTACGTTCAGTGGGGAGGCATACTCAAGTTATCGGAAGTTTTTGCGCTTTTTGTCTATTGATAGCACTCAAATTAACAACGAGTACGCAAACAGTCAGTATGTAAAAGCTATGTATGAAACGACCGTGGATCAACCAGTCCGCTATCGCCTAATGAATGAATATAGAAAGCAAAAAAATTCCTTCAGGGATACTCAACTGAATGTAATTAATAATAGTATAGAAGATTACGATTTTGCTATTCGTTCTGGCTCTAAGTTCAATCTGGAAACAGACCTCATCCTCACAGAAGAAGGGATACCCATTGAAAATCGTGGCAAGGGAAAACAATGCTTTATTAAGACCGCATTTGCCCTGAGAGAGCGTGATGAAGGCAAGACAATAGATGTCTTATTACTAGAAGAACCTGAGAACCACCTTAGCCACACCAGCATGTATAAGCTAATCGGTCAGGTCGAGAAGGCTCATGATAATCAGGTCATAATTGCTACCCATAGCAGCCTAATTAGCTCAAGGTTAGACTTAAGAAAGTCGATCTTACTGAATAGTGCAGCAACCAGACCAGCTACCCTGAAAGACCTCACGAGGGACACTGCTAAGTTTTTTGCTAAGGCTCCAAATCATAACATCCTAGAGCATGTCCTTTCTGAAAAAGTCATCCTTGTTGAGGGTGATGCGGAATATATTCTAATGGAGTGCTTATACGAGCGCACTAAAGGTCATCCACCAAGCGAGGATGGAATTCATATTATCTCAGTTGGTGGTACTAGCTTTAAACGATATATGGAAGTTTCAAAGCTGCTGAGCATTAAGACTGTGGTGATCCGTGATAATGACAGTGACTATCAGAAAAACTGTGTAGATAATTATCATGATTATCAGGCAGATTGTATAGCTGTGTTCGCTGACACAGATAACACAAGAACCACTTTTGAAATATGCATGTATCAAGATAATAATGAAATCTGCGATGACTTATTTTCAGGTGGAGGGATTCAATTAATACCGCAACAATATATGCTGAATAACAAAACTACCGCTGCATTTAGGTTACTTGACGAGAAGGCGAATGAAATCACTGTGCCTCCATACATTAGAGAGGCTATTGAATGGATAAGCGAGTAG